One Benincasa hispida cultivar B227 chromosome 5, ASM972705v1, whole genome shotgun sequence genomic window carries:
- the LOC120078108 gene encoding ataxin-10 produces the protein MKNSPSLEQSIPERITQRLFIASNSCTLEASLETLIEASKSIEGRSNLASQDILPCVLELIQCVINISGDVLLLSSLKLLRNLCAGEIRNQNVFIEQNGVGVVSRVLQDAMLMNDPDHVIIRLGLQVLANVSLAGEEHQQAIWHRLFPDKFLLLSRITYHEISDPLSMIIYNICSRHSELVASLCGDSGLPIIEEIVRTVSSVGFVEDWVKLLLSRICLEEPYFPRLFSKLRPIDTYKDSNKAEYRDVSFSSEQAYLLTIISEILNEQIGDIVVPKDFAACVYRIFQSSISIIDSTPICKSGLPTGTIAGDVLGYSLTILRDICAQDSKKGDKDVSEDAVDVLLSLGLIDLLLGILHDIEPPAVLKKALQQGENEDRTSLPNSLKACPYKGFRRDIVAVIANCLYRRKHVQDDIRKKNGVFVLLQQCVADENNPFLREWGIWAVRNLLEGNLENQKLVSELEVQGSADVPEIAELGLRVEVDPKTRRAKLVNAPRPFQDS, from the exons ATGAAGAATTCACCATCACTTGAGCAGTCCATACCTGAAAGAATTACTCAACGATTGTTTATCGCATCAAACTCTTGCACCCTAGAAGCATCCTTAGAAACCCTTATTGAAGCTTCTAAAAGTATTGAGGGTCGATCAAATTTGGCTTCTCAGGATATCCTTCCTTGTGTGCTAGAGCTGATTCAGTGTGTCATTAACATTTCGGGTGATGTGCTTCTATTGTCATCCTTGAAGCTCCTAAGAAACCTATGTGCTGGAGAAATTAGAAATCAGAATGTTTTCATTGAGCAAAATGGAGTTGGAGTTGTTTCGAGAGTTTTGCAGGACGCTATGCTGATGAATGATCCTGATCATGTGATCATTAGACTAGGACTACAGGTTCTAGCAAATGTTTCACTGGCTGGAGAAGAGCATCAACAAGCAATTTGGCACAGATTGTTCCCTGACAAGTTTCTTTTACTTTCTCGTATTACCTATCATGAGATTTCTGATCCTTTGAGTATGATCATCTACAACATTTGTAGTAGACACTCTGAACTGGTCGCATCACTTTGCGGTGACTCAGGGTTGCCTATTATTGAGGAGATTGTGAGGACTGTATCTTCTG TTGGTTTTGTCGAAGATTGGGTGAAGTTGCTTCTTTCAAGAATCTGCTTAGAAGAACCTTATTTTCCAAGGCTTTTCTCTAAATTACGCCCTATTGATACTTATAAAGATAGCAATAAAGCTGAATATAGAGACGTTTCCTTTTCATCAGAACAAGCATATCTTTTGACAATCATATCAGAGATACTGAATGAGCAAATTGGAGATATTGTTGTTCCCAAGGATTTTGCAGCGTGTGTGTATAGAATATTTCAGAGCTCCATTTCTATCATAGATTCTACCCCAATATGCAAGAGTGGTCTCCCAACAGGCACAATTGCAGGAGATGTTCTTGGGTACTCGCTCACTATTTTAAGAGATATTTGTGCACAAGATAGTAAGAAAGGAGATAAAGATGTCTCTGAGGATGCAGTCGATGTGCTTCTCTCTCTTGGACTTATTGATTTGCTTTTAGGCATTCTCCATGACATTGAACCTCCGGCTGTACTAAAGAAAGCACTTCAACAAGGAGAGAATGAAGACAGAACAAGTCTTCCAAACTCATTAAAGGCGTGTCCATATAAAGGGTTTCGAAGAGATATTGTTGCCGTCATTGCAAATTGCTTATATAGAAGAAAGCATGTACAAGATGACATTAGAAAAAAGAATGGAGTGTTTGTGCTATTGCAGCAGTGTGTTGCTGATGAAAACAATCCTTTTCTAAGGGAATGGGGCATCTGGGCTGTGAGGAACTTACTGGAAGGGAACTTAGAAAATCAAAAGTTAGTATCTGAATTGGAAGTTCAAGGTTCTGCAGATGTGCCTGAGATTGCTGAACTCGGTCTTCGAGTTGAGGTGGATCCGAAAACTCGAAGGGCTAAGCTTGTTAATGCCCCACGACCATTCCAAGACTCTTAA